The DNA window AGAGATAATTGATTGATATTTCAGTAACCGTGGGCCAAATGCAAACGGTCTCCTccttgaaaataataaaaatattaaaataaatgaagATCGATCTCATTTTCTTAACTAGTAAACAAGATGCATTATTATTAGTAGCAAACTGGGAATGGCATCATGCCAAAATGGTTCAATGCCCTCAAAAGCCCAATCTCAGCACCATTCTAGTTAATTAACACTAAACGAAACACTCAGCAACGATCACAATTAAGAAATAGAGCATGGATCAGTATGGACTCTCCCCAAAGTAATTCCCAGGTGGATTATAGAAACAAATGGTCAAGCTAGCATCCTCCTTAACGCATGTGGCTTGAGCGCACCCCAACATAATCGATTTCCTCCACACTACCTGCGTGTAAACACCGCACCTGTGATTTGGAACGCAAGAATTGTTGGCGTGGTTGTAATATTGCTTTTGCCTCACCCACTCTTCCACCGCTATGCGGGGAGTCACGGCTCCGCCACTTGTCATCAGCTGGTTGGCGCCGTACTTGCCAGCTGTCAGGTTGGCGAACTGGCAGCCCATCTTGTCCCTCTGGAGCCGGACGAGTCGGCTTGTGGCGTTAGCCAGCTGCTGGCTCCAGATTAGGGGCTGAACGCCCACCGCGGCTCGTGCCTCGTTGTGAGCTGCCAGGAACTCTGTTGCGGCGGGTGGTAGCGGCGGTGGTGGGGAGGTTGCTGCTTGGGCTGAGACGTGGAGGAGGATGGGGAGTGATGCCAGTAGAAGCAGAGAGGAGAGGAGAGTGTTTTGTTTCATTATTGTGGGATGTTAATGAGTGTACTAGTTTTGTTGGT is part of the Arachis duranensis cultivar V14167 chromosome 1, aradu.V14167.gnm2.J7QH, whole genome shotgun sequence genome and encodes:
- the LOC107475053 gene encoding STS14 protein, which encodes MKQNTLLSSLLLLASLPILLHVSAQAATSPPPPLPPAATEFLAAHNEARAAVGVQPLIWSQQLANATSRLVRLQRDKMGCQFANLTAGKYGANQLMTSGGAVTPRIAVEEWVRQKQYYNHANNSCVPNHRCGVYTQVVWRKSIMLGCAQATCVKEDASLTICFYNPPGNYFGESPY